In the genome of Candoia aspera isolate rCanAsp1 chromosome 4, rCanAsp1.hap2, whole genome shotgun sequence, the window TTCCCAAGAAGCTTGTGATGGTAAGTATACTATGGGACATTGCTACAACGCAAATGGATACTTCAATATTACCACAACTGATTCTTGGATACAATGCATCTTTGCAATACTACAATGGGGGACATGTTGAAATGTCTCTAAGGAAGTAGAATTTCCATTTTACCTCACAATTCAAATGCTAATTTTTTGCCCAAGTCATGTCCCTTTAACCTGTATTTGTTGCATAAATATTAAGGGATATTCATGTTTTTCCATGAGAAGCAGCATCTGCAAATCTCTGCACACAAAGCCGAAAAGTCTGGAAAGAGGGTCATGAACATCTAGAAAGGATAGGGGAGAGGAAAgggaggcaaatgacaaaatgtgcctAGCACATAAGCATCTAAGGGGCAGAGTTCACCTTGTAAAGTCATGATGCACGTTTCACTCTTTTAATGTCATAGCACTTTGTATTGGGCACCTCTGGAGAGCCAGAGCAGGACCAGAAGGTGGAGGCCTCTTTATTGATAGTGGATCAGAACCATTAAGAGACCCTCAGGGACTCAGTCTTTCCCAAGTCTCCTTCTCTTAAATGTGACAGCAAAAGAAATGATTTGCTAGAATGTCAGATAGTAACATATCTCTTAAACACAGATCTTGGATCCAGATATTGCTCTGTGTAGTGGTAGGTTGTCAAAACAGCCCCCCGTTAAGCATCTCTGACCTGGGCATAAAAAAGTGATTTATACTGACAAAAAAATGTTGCTTATGCAAGAGGGTTGTCCATTCGCTGTCTTGTTGAGCTGCAATGGCACTCGTATTGGCCACTTGCCAGGCATACAGCACAAGTGTAAAACTAGTTGGAGCAGAAGGTTGATGGAGAAGGACTTCCAAAAACTCATCCTAGTATGTATCCCATTCAAAGCCATGCAGTGTGAATGGATGAATTCATCCATATTTTCCATACATAGACAGTTCTTTTAGCAGAAATGGACTTTTAAGAGCACAGACCATTTACCTTCCACATTGCTGGCCCAGCTGCTCAACAATGCTAGATTgaactgggaaaaagaaaattggcCTAATTACTTAGAAAGCTGGGAGGGGTCAGTTCCTTTCAAACATGTCCATCCTCTTTGACAAAAGAAtgtcacaaacaaacaaacggaaAATCACACAACTATGTTGCCTAGAAATGATTTGTCAAAgggatattttattttggttgcTGTTAACATGGATAATGTTGGAAAGGGGTTCAGTGGCTCCCCTAACAAAGGGAGCAAAACGTATGGCTCATCCCAGAATATTAACTGGGAAGGCTGGAACTGAAGGAGGACAGACTGCAATAACATCAAGAGGGTAAATCACTTAAAGAGAAGCCAAGAAATTGACTATGATGGGGCTTTAATGAAAATACCATTGGAATTCAAGAAAACAGCAATGTTCTGAGTATGTGGTCATCTCATTATAGTAACCTTATGCCAATCTTCAGCAAAAGACAAAAGGAGTCCGGTGTTTTGAATAATCAGCATCGTTGTCGTCGTCGTTGTCATCATCTTTTCTTCAGACCGTAGACCATAAAATTTACCATTAACAAAAGATATCTAAGTATCTCAGTCAACTTCAACAATATGCCCTTTGACTTCTGCAGTTATCTCCCCTGACTGGGGACCTGAGAAAAGGCTTATAAGCCCATTTTCCCAAAGGCATTATAATGGGTCACTGAAATGCTTCATTTGTATTGCTTTCCTCctggagggaggaaaaggaggacTCACTCCCTTGTCAGACTGTGTGCTTGATTTTCCACttctggaaagagaaaaaagacaatCGCCTTTAGACTTACCTTCATTCCAGCTTGGAGAAGCCACTAAGCAACTTCAATGAACAGGTATTGTGGACCTCTGTCTCTTGGCTctagaagaagagaaagtttggGGGCGATCAGTGAGCAATAAGCAAAGGAAGGATGCAGTGTCCAGCTTGAGAGCTTTTGCAAGCATTTTGACTTCATTAATGAAAATCCAGTGCTGATATAGATATGTCTCTAGCCTTTTTTTGGTAAAGTGGCTTTATGCATGAAAAGGCAataagggagagaagaaaaacctGGGAATAAAGTTCCATAGTTCTAAAGGAACTATTTCTGAATGCTGCATTTGAAATTGTTAGAGCAAATTAGTTCTGTGTCTTTACACCAGAATACTAAGAGTAGGATACTCTTATCAGATAGTTATTTGAAGTTCTTTATcaaacccccccccctttattctttccttttgtaCTTTCCTTCACCACTCAGGGACCACAGCTCTGAAGAGATCCTAATGCAGTTTAGTGCTCGGTCACAAAACCAAACTTGGGAACAAGAAGTGGAAGAATGTCTTGGCCCAAAGAAATGGACAGTAAGTAGCCATGAAAGAGAGATGGCTTAAAAGTCTATTTAGGGAGGAACCATGTTATGGTGGTATCAAAGCATTGTGCTGTGCTGATCTGGGGGGAGAAGACCTAAAATAAGCTTCTCATatatgataacaacaacaaaaagttttgGTGGAGTATAGATTATAGGTGCCCGATGTTATTAGGGGAATCATGGCTAACTATGTCTTAGTGTCATGGAGAGAATCTGTCTATGTAGTTGTTAGgggttgaaaacaacttgatggcacatagtcaatcaatcaatcaatcaatcaatcaatcaatcaatgtcttAGTGGAAGGGAGCTCCCATTCTAATACCTCCAAAATGGATTGCTAATCTAAAATCAAGTGTATTCCTTTAAAAGTAAGCCAGCAATCTCTTAAGGATGAAAAGGGATCACAAATCTGGGTGAAAATAAGTTAGCAACATTTTCAGTGATCAAAAGCAGTCACTCTAGTACCCTGCAGCTCACTGAATTATCTCTCTGGATGTGTTTTACaagtacaatatatattttatccttGGCTTGGTAGTAGCTTTCAGACTCCAAACATATCCACACCACCTAGGCATATTTGTCTTGAACTCAGTTGGCTTACTCCTGACCACTGTTGTAAAGAGCTGCACTGCTGTAGATGACTGATACAACTCTGAAAATTATTTGCTGGAATTAGTGATTATACAAATCTTTACTTCGTATAGCTGGTGAGTATACAAATCTTTTATAGCTGGTTTTCTCTCCTGGCCAATAGTAGCTGTTCGTTTATAGCCCACACTTTTCAGGATTAAGTCAAAAGTTTGCTTGACGTCTATGATGACCTTCAGTGATTTACAAGACACCCATCAAAACTGGGGAGTCTTTGACTTCCGTGGAGTTGACTTCCAGAGAAGAAGGCATCAGATGAATCATTTTAAAGTGGGGAAATTCTCTCCTTGGAGAAGTCTgtgaaagagggaagaagagagaagagcagGGACATCAATATCATACTAATGAGTTTTTGTAGATCTATGGAGCTGGGGGATTCCCACAAAGAATCATGGCTTAGATGGACCTTGTCTGGATATAGAAATTATCCTTTATGACACTAAACTGAAGCACAATTAGGGATTCCTTCTCTCTCTGTTAGTGGTCCTGAAAGAAGGATGGGTTAAGGGTGCACTTAGCTAGAAACCATGTGGTAGGCATACCAAAGCATTCTTATGTGCACCCCTTGGGGAACAGATCTAAAATGGATTGGCCTATATAACAAATTTCTTTTTGGGGGAAATGTGGGTGGTAAGTGTCCTACACTGTTTGGTGGAATTGGCAAGACTGGGGGTATTCTATTGCCTCTGCGTTAGTGGGGAGGGAGCAGGTTGCTTTCATTCTAGGAATGTAGAAATAGATTGCTTAAATTAACATCCAGTGTAGATTTGGAAGCAAGCAGATCCCACAAAGAAGAAAGGGGATGGCAAATCTGGACGCTGAGGATGAAGCAGCCTCTTTAGTGCCCCACAGATCACAGAATTCTGAtagatatgtgtgcatgtgtgtgtgtgtattgcacaGAATACTTTTATACTGCATATATACTGCATatatgtctgcctgcctgcctgcctgcctgcctgcctgcctgcctgcctgcctgcctgcctgcctgcctgcctatccatccatccatccatccatccatccatccatccatccatccatccatccatccatccatccatctatctatctatctatctatctatctatctaatcatctaTATGCTTTTATAGTGcaaatatatgtttatttttgtaGGGAATAATTCCACAAAGACATTGTCCTGACTTCTGACCAGTCATGTGTATGATTGCACTGCACTACACATTTCACATGGCTCTAAAAATTATTTGCTTTATTCCCTGGGTCTATAAATCTTTAATCTCATACTTCTTTTTGTCTCCTGGTCAGTAGTAGCAGGTTGTGTATAGGGCCAAGTTTTCAGGACTATGACCTGAATTTTTCTGATGACTTAGAAAACATTTCTAAGATGTAAATATTTTCTTCAGTGGAATTGTTTCTGGACAAGTGGGTATGAACTATTTTAAAGGGTGATCATTTTCCCCTTGAAAAATTTGGGGAAGTAGAttagaaaagaggagaaaagggCATCAGTATCCTACTGATTATTTTTCATAGAACCATGAAACTGGGAGAGTCTTGCAAAGAGGCATAGCTTAGATGGACCTTGACTGAATACAGGAATCAACACCTATTATCCTAAATTTGAACACAATTCCTTTTGCCTTATTAGTTATGCCTTCATTTCTTAAGTGTTACTTGATTTTGCAGATTTCCTTGcttttcaaatttaaaacaaatccaTCCCCTTAGATCTTATTGCTACTACTGCTAGTATTAATATCATGTAATAATCTATTATAGGCATGTACAGTATTCTACAAGGAAATGCTTCTTCTATATATCTGTGAGGCATGGGGAAGATATTCTCCCAATGTCTGATTACACTTCACTTTATTTATTGCCAGTTTGACAGAAGAAGCTTCAGTGAGACTTTGTGATCTACGAAATGAAATATTATGCACCATAAAGCATATATTTGTGGTGATGGTGGTGTTAGGGTTTCAGAATCTGCAGCTCAGATTAGTCTAAATGCTGGATTCTTCCCCACCTGGAGTGTGGAATTGTAGATAACCAAACATTGTAGAACTACAATACCGAGCATCCCTTACCACTAGGCCGTGATAAAACACAGGCCTCAGGAATAATGTAAACCGAAGCAGAATCTGGAGGGAAATCATTCAGTGCAATCTATTGTAAAATATgttcatttcaatatttttttctctttgcattaCATGACACAAGGagttaactttattttttgttcaACATTGTTCACTGTTCTATGTTGTCATTGATTAGTATGACAAGGTAGTGAAAATTGCAATGATAAACAAATCTTGTTTCTCCTTGCAAGGTCCTGTCACCTTCATGAATGCCTCCAGAGTCACGGAATTCATCTTCCTGGGTCTTTCCAGATCTCGACCCATCCAGCTCCTTCTATCTGTCCTGGCCATGATGTGCTATGCTGCCATTCTGTTGGGCAACCTTCTCATTGTATTGACTGTGCACATAGATCCACACCTTCAAAAGTTGCCCATGTACTTTTTCTTAGCCAATTTATCCATCATTGATACATCTGTGGGTTCAGTAGTAGTCCCCAAAGTAGCAGCAGATCTGGTCACTTGTGGCAGGACCATCTCATTTGGGGGCTGTATGTCCCAGCTCTTTTTCCTACACTTCTTTGGAGGGTCAGAGATGCTCCTCCTAACCCTCATGGCTTATGATCGCTATGTGGCCATTTGCCATCCACTGACATATACTACCACAATGAACCGCCCACGCTGTATTAGACTCCTGTGTTTCTGTTGGGCTGGAGGCCTCCTCCACTCTGCCAGCCAGCTGTTCCTGGTCCTGGGGCTGCCGTTCTGTGGGCCAGATGAACTGGACAATTTCTTTTGTGATGTTCCACAGGTAGTCAAACTGGCTTGTGTTGACACCCGTGTCACTGAAATACTCATGGTGGCCAATAGCGGCCTGCTCTCCCTGGTTTGTTTCATCATCTTGCTGGTCTCCTATGGCATCATCCTGAGCACACTTCAAGGCCGCTTCAGAGAGAGTGGAGGGAAGGCTCTGTACACCTGTAGCTCTCACTTGACAGTGGTCAGCCTTTTCTTTCTGCCTTGCCTCTTTGTGTACCTTGTCCCTATCTTTAGCTCCAGTTTGGACAAGGTAGCTTCTGTATTTTATACCACAATCACTCCTTTCCTTAATCCTATGATATATTCTCTAAGAAATCAGGAAATGAAGGAGGCAATGCGCCGTGTGAAGAAgaaattcattttttcctgttggtctcagaaagaagcagaaagatGAGTAGATGTTTCAGAAACCCTTGGTCATTTCAGATATCATCTCTGATGTAGTAGTTCTTACCATTGGATGTGTAATGGCAGTGGTGGTTAATCCTCAGCCCCTAGCATCCCATCTGTGGCCACTAGAATCCCTGAGATAGAGCATGGCCAAAGTTTTGAAAGCCAATATTTCCTTTAGGGACATTTGAACTCTGATTTTCATGTCAACGGGAGCGCTTTACACTTTGTAGAGGcttctgtcctaacaagcaggaaccacgccgagacaaggaataggtctctagtcttttattactgctacagtagacagaaaatcctaccaaactgaagaagcgtgagaaaacccagacagataaaccccaaaagtcaaggtgggtctgttctgtgtctctctgaatgacagctcaaattctcgctactacgcatgcgttttcccccctggataggggcccctcctgctcaccatcagtgctcatgacagcttcAGCCATTCACTGTTCCCTGAAGTCCTTGAGGAATTAGCCCTAGCTAGCCTTTTATGGATTAGAATCAAATACTCAAGAACAAAATAGAGGAGAGAGAGGAATtagtaataaacaaataaaggaatAATTTGACTGCAAAGAACTGGCTAAGTTTTCCTATTTGGGGGGTAAAGTTTATAGACCAATGTGGGTATCAAGGCTTAAGTCACCCATTTTCCAataaaactctccccacaactccCCCTCATTTGACTAAGTCATTGTAAAACATTCATCATAGTAAGCCACTGTTTGGTTTAGGTGTTAGTTCTCACattcctctaaatcagtgtaATTCATGGTAACTGAATTCACATACAGGGAACCAAAAGCACACCTGCTACATAATGGCTTAAAACAggatttcccaaactgtgaggtgaaCCTCCCTTGAGCAGgtacagacagagtccaggggcgGTGCAAAGAACCTTTTAGCTATACATTGTTACAATCAATTCATCTTTCCCAAAGtctcattgtattgtttttattgttcatttatgttcattttggtgtttgggttTTTAGGGCAGGTTTGTACA includes:
- the LOC134496863 gene encoding olfactory receptor 4Q3-like; protein product: MINKSCFSLQGPVTFMNASRVTEFIFLGLSRSRPIQLLLSVLAMMCYAAILLGNLLIVLTVHIDPHLQKLPMYFFLANLSIIDTSVGSVVVPKVAADLVTCGRTISFGGCMSQLFFLHFFGGSEMLLLTLMAYDRYVAICHPLTYTTTMNRPRCIRLLCFCWAGGLLHSASQLFLVLGLPFCGPDELDNFFCDVPQVVKLACVDTRVTEILMVANSGLLSLVCFIILLVSYGIILSTLQGRFRESGGKALYTCSSHLTVVSLFFLPCLFVYLVPIFSSSLDKVASVFYTTITPFLNPMIYSLRNQEMKEAMRRVKKKFIFSCWSQKEAER